The genomic window CGAAGTCGGCATTTTCCGACAGAAAGCCATAGCCGGGGTGTACGCCATCGGCGCCGGTCAGCTTGGCCGCATGCAGCAGCGCCTCGACATTCAAATAGGTCTCGGCGCTCGACGAGCCGGCGAGAGGCACGACTTCATCCGCTTCGCGCACGAACGGAGCCTCGCGATCGGGCTCGGAACAAACGGCCACGGTCGCGATTCCCATGTCGCGACACGTTCGCATGACACGGCGGGCGATTTCGCCACGATTTGCAATCAGGATCTTCTTCATCGTTACATGCGAAAGACGCCCCACTGCCGCGTTCCCCGGACTTCGTTCGAGTGGCACGCCGACAGCGACATGCCCAGCACCGTGCGCGTGTCGCGCGGATCGATGATACCGTCGTCGTAGATGCGGGCGCTGGTGTAAGCGGCCAGCGACTCGCTTTCGATCTGGTTTTCGACGAAGGCGCGTTGCATCTTGTCGGCCTCTTCGTCGAACGGACGGCCGGCCTCGGCGGCGGCCGCGCGGCCAACGATCGACATCACGCCGGCCAGTTGCTGTGGTCCCATCACGGCCGTCTTGCTGTTGGGCCAGATGAACACGAACCGCGGGTTGTAGGCCCGACCGCACATGCCGTAATTGCCGGCGCCATACGACGCACCAATCTGCAGCGTGACGTGGGGCACGGTGCTATTCGAGACGGCGTTAATCATCATCGCGCCGTGCTTGATGATGCCGCGTTGCTCGTATTCCTTGCCGACCATGTAGCCGGTCACGTTCTGAATGAACACGAGTGGCACGTCGTTGCGATTGGCCAGCTGGATGAACTGCGTGGCCTTCTGGGCCTCTTCAGAAAAGAGCACGCCGCGGGCGTTGGCCAGAATGCCGACCGGAAAGCCGTGGATCGACGCCCAACCCGTGACCAGGCTCGTACCATACAGTGGTTTGTATTCGTCGAATTGCGAGCCGTCGACCAGGCGGGCCAACACTTCATAGATATCGGCGGGAATTTTGAGGTCCGAGGGCGCGAGGCCCAGCAAGTCCTCAGCGTCGTACAGCGGTTCGGCGACGGCGCTGCTGGGAGGCGGCCCCAGCTTGTGCCAATTCAAGTTCGCCATGATTTGCCGACCCAGCCGCAGTGCGTCGTATTCGTCGTTGGCCAGGTAATCTGCCAGCCCCGAGACGCGGGCGTGCATTTCGGCGCCGCCCAACTCTTCGTCGGTCGACTCTTCACCGGTGGCCATCTTCACGAGCGGCGGCCCGCCGAGAAACACCTTGGCCCGGCCGCGCACGAAGACCGAGTAATCGCACATGGCCGGGTTGTAGGCGCCGCCGGCCGTCGAATTGCCGAACACCAGCGCCACGGTCGGAATGCCCAAAGACGAGAGTTGCGTCAGATCGCGGAACACGGCGCCGCCGGGGACAAATATCTCGGCCTGGCGCGGCAGATCGGCTCCGCCCGACTCGACCAGAAAAATCACCGGCAAGCGGTTCTGCCGCGCGATCGTGAGTGCCCGCAATGTCTTGGCGAGCGAATAGGGGTTCACCGCACCGCCGCGCACGGTGGGATCGTTTCCGGTGATCAGGCATTCGACGCCGGACACGACGCCGATGCCGCCGACGCCCGACCCGCCGACGTGATATTCGGTGCCGGCCGCGGCCACGCTCGACAGTTCGAGAAACGGCGAGTCGCGATCGATCAACAACTCGATCCGCTCGCGGGCCAGCAGCTTGCCACGCTTGTGATGACGCTCGGTGTACTTGGGCCCGCCGCCGGCGCGGGTTGCTTCGAGCAGCTTGTCGAGTTCGGCGAGTTGCTTCTCGAGCGCGGCGCGGTTGGCCTGATAGACAGGCGCCTGGCGATCGATCTTGGAGCGGAGCACCGCACGCGTCACGGCCGATGAATCTCCCGCAGATGAGCGAGCGCCGAGAATCCCCTCCCACGGCTTGTGGGAACGGTAGCGGCGCGGCGGCGCGGCGTCAACTGGCTATCCGAAGAATGGCCGGTCCCGCAATGGTTGGCCGTAGGACGGACCGTGCAGCCGGGACGGCCGCACCACAACTCGTGTCACGTCAGCTTGTTGTGGTGCAGGCGTCTCGCCTGCCGCCTTTGCGCGGCATAAATGTTAGCGGGCTCGCACGATGGTTGCCGGACAGCGGACGACCGCTGCCGTCGCGAAGCGAAAATATTATGCTGGATGAAGGCAACGCAACCTGCCTGGCACGCACCGCATGGCAACGAATCTCACCCCGCAATATCACAAGGCCGAAGAAGCCTATCGTCGCGCCACGACGACCGAGGAGGAGTTGAAGTGGCTGGAAGTGATGCTGCGCGAGATGCCCAAGCACAAGGCTTCGGAGAAGCTGCAGTCGGACCTCAAGCAGAAGATCAGTCGGGCCAAGAAAGAGGTCGAGGCCGCCAAGAAGGCGCCAGCCAAGGGGCACGGCGTGAAGATTCCCCGGCAAGGGGCCGGCACCGTGCTGCTTTTGGGTGGGCCCAACGCGGGCAAGAGCCAGTTGCTGGCGGCCCTGACCCGGGCTACGCCCGAGATCGCACCGTATCCCTTCACCACGCGGACGCCGCTGCCGGGGATGATGGCCTGGGAAGACGTGCAGGTGCAAATGGTCGACACGCCGCCGATCACGCCCGACATTTTCGAGCCGTATATGCAAGGGCTGATCCGCGGCGCGGACCTGGTGCTGCTATTGGTGGATCTGGGCAGCGACGAGGGGATCGACGAGTGCCAGGCCCTGCTCGACAAGCTGGCCGCGACCAAGACGCGCCTCGCGCGGACTTCGCACTTGGACGAAGACGACATCGGCCTGTCCTACACGCAGACGTTTCTTGTGCCCAATAAGATCGACCTTGAGGACGCCCCGATTCGGCTGGAATTGATGCACGAGTCGAAGAATTGGGATTATCCGGAGTTCGTCGTTTCGGCCGCGGCCGGCACTGGTTTGGAAGAATTGCGCACGGCCGCTTACCGGGCGCTCGACGTGATGCGCATCTACACCAAGCATCCCAAGGCCAAAGAGCCCGACTACGAGCGTCCGTTTACCTTGCGGCGCGGTGGCACCGTGGCTGACGTGGCAGCGCTCGTCCACAAGGATTTTGCCGAGCAATTGAAGTCGGCCCGCGTGTGGGGCGCCGGCGTCCACGATGGCACGCCCGTGAAAGGAGATCACGTGCTATCGGACAAGGATGTGGTGGAGTTGCATATCTGATTGCGAGCGAAGGCATGTTCAAAAGACCTCCATCGATGTCCATAGCTGAATGGCGAGTGCGCATGGTCGATTGGGAGATCGTTGAACGCGATCTTGATGAGCATGGCTATGCCACCACGGGGCCGATCCTATCGCGACGGCAATGCGCCTCGTTGCGCAAGGCTTTCGCGGACGATTCGCTATTTCGCAAGACGGTTGTTATGGCGCGGCACGGCTATGGACGAGGAGAATACAAGTACTTCAACTATCCTTTGCCCGAGGTCGTGGCGACGTTCCGCGAGACGTTCTATAGGCCTCTGGCGGGAGTTGCCAATCGCTGGAACGAACAGTTGCGACGCGAGCAGCGCTTTCCCATGACGCACGCCGAGTTCTTGAAACGCTGCCACGCCGCCGGTCAAGAGCGGCCGACGCCGCTGGTGCTGCGCTATGAAACCGGCGACTTCAATTGTCTGCACCAAGACGTGTATGGCGAGCATGTGTTCCCACTGCAAGTGGCGATCCTGCTCTCGGACCCGGCCCAGGATTTCACGGGGGGCGAATTCGTGCTGACCGAGCAGCGGCCGCGCAAGCAATCGCGCGTGGAAGTGGTGCCGCTACGGCAAGGGGAGGGTGTGATCTTCCCGGTGCAAGCCCGACCCGCCGCCGGCACCCGCGGCATCTACCGCGCCAACATGCGCCACGGCGTGAGCCGCCTCCGCAGCGGCGAGCGGTACACGCTGGGCGTGATTTTTCACGATGCGAAGTGACGCATGAAGCGGTCGATCATACGCTGACGGGGGAAGTCTTTGGAGTAATCTTTCAGCGCCTAAGTTAAGGCTCCGGTGACCGGAAAAGTACTTTGCCGTCCCGCACCATGACCTTTCCATCTTTTACTAGAATTCCGCCTCGCTTCTTCCGTTGCTCTACCAACGTCTTGTTGAGCGATTCGGCTAGAGCCACAGCTTCGTCCAATGCGGGCCCCTGGTACCCAGCATCGGCCAACAGGTGAACAATTGAATCCACCGAACGGAATGTACGGGAGACGAAGCCGACCGGCTCGCCCGGAAAGCCGTCGATTTGTCGAGATACCAGAACAAGCAATTTATTGAGAAATGAGTTCGGAAACAACGCGTCCGGGTCGGACAATAGACGTTGCTGGCTCCGCGTAAGATCCAAGAGTTCCTCCAGAATATCAGGAACCCTCTCGAGTGGGTCGATGTCGGTCACTTCCTCGACGTTGGCTGCTTGTATTCGCTCAAGCTCCATTAGGTCTTCCGCAAGGTGGTCCCACCAAACATCAAAGCTTTTCCGCAGTTGCAAGTCGGCAATTCGTTCGTGCTCGTCAATTCTGTTATTGATGCTCTTGACGATCTTGAACACTTCCTCTTTCTCATTGAGAGCCGACTGGAACTGCAATAGCGGGCCATGGACGTCTGATCGTTTGATGTTGAACAGGAACGGCGTGACGTTCGACCTGTCGATGCTCTTCGAAAGAGCTCCAGCCTCGAAGCACAGCCACGGTGCATTTAGGTTGTCCTTCGTCACACAAATTATTCCATATGCCGAGGCCTCAAGCTCTCTCGCGATATCGGTACTCCACCTCGTCCCCTTGTCGATATCTTCCGACGATACATAAGGCTGAATTGATTGAATGACCGACGGAAGCCAATCACGGAACGCCAACGCGACCTTATGGCTGCAGTCGCCAGACCAGCTAAGAAATACCTTAATCGCCATTTTTATCCTACGTACATGTCCTCACTTGTTTGCTTTGGCGTAGTATATCAGCGCCGCTGTCGCGGGTGGCACGGAAAGCTCGTCTGTCGGTGCGCCGTCAGGCGCTCTGCGTTTTCTGACTCCCGCAGGTGTGCGACGCGCCGTACCGCAGAACGCTGAGCGCCTTCGGCGCCCTGACAACGAGTTATCAGGGCCACCCAGGTGAGGGCGGCTAATCTGCCTTCTTGAAATAATCCGCCATCAGCTCGCTCATCCATTTGGGCTGGCGGACGTCTTCGCGGCGGGGTTCGAATTCCAGGACGTACGGCTTGATGTCGACGACCGGGGTGCCGTTGATGGCGTCGAGCTCGGCCACGGTCAGAGTCAGTTCTTCGACCGATACGAGCCGGCACGTTGAGAGGCCGAGCCGGTTGGGGCGGCTCTTTTTGCGCTGGGCAAAGATGCCGACCTTCGGCCAGGCCGGGTTCTCGCGCGGGTGTTCGGCCGCCATCACGAGCTTCGCGGGATCAACCCGATCGAAGACGTACAAAATCTGCACGTGCGAGAACTCGGCCAGCCCGGCCAGCGCCGAGGTATCGAATTGCGCGGGATCAAGGTCGATGTGGGCCACAGTACCGCCCCAAAAATCGTCCACCGCCGCGTCGCGCGACGAACGCACGTGGCCGATCGGGCGAATCACGAACTCTTGCTGCGGTGTGCTCATCGCTTACCCCTACTTGGTTTCAAGAATCCATCCACAGATTACGCAGATTTCGCAGATGGGAATAAAGATAAAGGCGCCGGCCCAGACCGACAGCCAAAACATTTTGCCCAGGGCCATTCCTGTTGTCCTGCTTCAAAAAGATGCAGGCGAGACGCCTGCACCACAACACGATGTCGATCCGACACTAATTGTGGTGCGGCCGTCTCGGCTGCACGAATCCGCTTTTTCAATCACGAAAGGCCCGGCGCATTAGTGCCTCCCGCGATATCTACCAGGACCATTATGATATGATCTGGTTCGGGCTTGCGGCTTTCAGTCGGCACGTGAT from Pirellulales bacterium includes these protein-coding regions:
- a CDS encoding 2OG-Fe(II) oxygenase, giving the protein MSIAEWRVRMVDWEIVERDLDEHGYATTGPILSRRQCASLRKAFADDSLFRKTVVMARHGYGRGEYKYFNYPLPEVVATFRETFYRPLAGVANRWNEQLRREQRFPMTHAEFLKRCHAAGQERPTPLVLRYETGDFNCLHQDVYGEHVFPLQVAILLSDPAQDFTGGEFVLTEQRPRKQSRVEVVPLRQGEGVIFPVQARPAAGTRGIYRANMRHGVSRLRSGERYTLGVIFHDAK
- a CDS encoding GTPase, with product MATNLTPQYHKAEEAYRRATTTEEELKWLEVMLREMPKHKASEKLQSDLKQKISRAKKEVEAAKKAPAKGHGVKIPRQGAGTVLLLGGPNAGKSQLLAALTRATPEIAPYPFTTRTPLPGMMAWEDVQVQMVDTPPITPDIFEPYMQGLIRGADLVLLLVDLGSDEGIDECQALLDKLAATKTRLARTSHLDEDDIGLSYTQTFLVPNKIDLEDAPIRLELMHESKNWDYPEFVVSAAAGTGLEELRTAAYRALDVMRIYTKHPKAKEPDYERPFTLRRGGTVADVAALVHKDFAEQLKSARVWGAGVHDGTPVKGDHVLSDKDVVELHI
- a CDS encoding carboxyl transferase domain-containing protein, with product MTRAVLRSKIDRQAPVYQANRAALEKQLAELDKLLEATRAGGGPKYTERHHKRGKLLARERIELLIDRDSPFLELSSVAAAGTEYHVGGSGVGGIGVVSGVECLITGNDPTVRGGAVNPYSLAKTLRALTIARQNRLPVIFLVESGGADLPRQAEIFVPGGAVFRDLTQLSSLGIPTVALVFGNSTAGGAYNPAMCDYSVFVRGRAKVFLGGPPLVKMATGEESTDEELGGAEMHARVSGLADYLANDEYDALRLGRQIMANLNWHKLGPPPSSAVAEPLYDAEDLLGLAPSDLKIPADIYEVLARLVDGSQFDEYKPLYGTSLVTGWASIHGFPVGILANARGVLFSEEAQKATQFIQLANRNDVPLVFIQNVTGYMVGKEYEQRGIIKHGAMMINAVSNSTVPHVTLQIGASYGAGNYGMCGRAYNPRFVFIWPNSKTAVMGPQQLAGVMSIVGRAAAAEAGRPFDEEADKMQRAFVENQIESESLAAYTSARIYDDGIIDPRDTRTVLGMSLSACHSNEVRGTRQWGVFRM
- a CDS encoding SAM-dependent methyltransferase, translated to MSTPQQEFVIRPIGHVRSSRDAAVDDFWGGTVAHIDLDPAQFDTSALAGLAEFSHVQILYVFDRVDPAKLVMAAEHPRENPAWPKVGIFAQRKKSRPNRLGLSTCRLVSVEELTLTVAELDAINGTPVVDIKPYVLEFEPRREDVRQPKWMSELMADYFKKAD